In the genome of Meles meles chromosome 4, mMelMel3.1 paternal haplotype, whole genome shotgun sequence, one region contains:
- the LOC123940000 gene encoding LOW QUALITY PROTEIN: ATP-dependent RNA helicase DDX18-like (The sequence of the model RefSeq protein was modified relative to this genomic sequence to represent the inferred CDS: inserted 6 bases in 4 codons), whose translation MVLESIHVDWRCFNNPPHLPMRLLRKKIEKHNLRLRQQNXKLQGASDGSLSETQNGDMSEETVGGGEVKKSLKWSVSGGARQKPRMERELKKRWKPKKSTIVINGEAXKQPPNSEPKKKKKKRKMVDDARPDTKKVKTKDKGDSEEGTQAPEETENXVEKPDDQEEDSKVPSLPLGLTGGSEDISFASLTDLVNENTLRAIKEMGFTNMTEIQHESVALLEGRDLLVAAKTGRGKTLAFLIPALKLIVKLKFMPRTGTRVLILSPARELAMQTFVVVKELMTHYVHTYGLTMGSSNRSAETQELGNGINIIVATPGPLLDPMQNTPGFMSKNLQCLVIDEADRILEVGFEEESKQIIKLLPTRRQTMLFSATQTRKVEDLARISLKKEPLYVGVDDDEANATVDGLEQGHVVCPPEKSFLLLFTFLRKNRKKKLMVFFSFSKSVKYHCGWLNYIDLPXASQGRQKQNKHRAASFQFCNADSGILLCTDVAARGLGIPEVDWIVQNDPPDHPKEDSHHVGRTARGLNRRGHALLILRPEELGFLHYLKQCKVPLSEFEFSWSKISDIQSQLEKLIEKNYFLHKSAQDTYKPYIQAYDSHSLKQIFNVNNLNLPQVALSFGFKVPPFVDVNMNSNDCKLKKRGGGGRFGYQKAKKVEKSKIFKHISKKSSNSRQFSH comes from the exons ATGGTTTTGGAATCCATCCACGTGGAT TGGAGATGCTTCAACAACCCGCCCCATCTACCCATGAGACTCCTGCGCAAGAAGATAGAGAAACACAACCTCAGATTGCGCCAGCAGA TTAAACTCCAGGGAGCCTCCGATGGGAGCTTAtcagaaactcaaaatggagatATGTCTGAAGAAacagtgggaggtggggaggttaAAAAATCCCTGAAATGGTCTGTGAGTGGGGGGGCTCGTCAGAAGCCCAGAATGGAGAGAGAACTAAAGAAACGATGGAAACc aaagaaatctaccATAGTAATCAATGGCGAAG CCAAACAGCCTCCTAATTCAgaaccaaaaaagaagaagaaaaagagaaaaatggtggACGATGCCAGGCCTGATACCAAAAAagtgaaaactaaagacaaagggGACTCTGAAGAAGGGACTCAAGCTCCCGAAGAGACAGAAAA TGTGGAGAAGCCGGATGATCAGGAAGAGGACAGCAAAGTGCCCAGCCTGCCCCTAGGACTGACAGGAGGTTCTGAGGAtatttcctttgcttctcttACCGATCTTGTCAATGAGAACACTCTGAGGGCAATAAAAGAAATGGGTTTTACAAACATGACTGAAATTCAGCATGAAAGTGTCGcacttctggaaggcagggaccTTCTAGTGGCTGCAAAAACAGGCAGGGGCAAAACGCTGGCATTTCTCATCCCTGCCCTCAAACTCATTGTCAAGTTGAAGTTCATGCCTAGGACCGGAACCAGAGTTCTTATCCTCTCACCTGCTAGGGAACTAGCCATGCAGACTTTCGTTGTTGTTAAGGAGCTAATGACACACTATGTTCACACCTACGGGTTGACAATGGGCAGCAGCAACAGATCGGCAGAAACACAGGAACTTGGTAATGGGATCAACATCATCGTGGCCACCCCAGGCCCCCTCCTGGACCCCATGCAGAATACCCCAGGATTTATGTCTAAAAATCTACAGTGTCTGGTTATTGATGAGGCTGATCGTATCTTGGAGGTTGGGTTTGAAGAGGAATCAAAACAAATTATTAAACTTCTGCCAACACGCAGGCAAACCATGCTCTTTTCTGCCACACAAACTCGAAAAGTTGAGGACCTGGCGAGgatttctttgaaaaaggagcCATTGTATGTTGGTGTTGATGACGATGAAGCTAATGCAACAGTGGATGGACTTGAGCAGGGCCATGTTGTTTGTCCCCCAGAAAAGAGCTTCCTCTTGCTCTTTACATTCCTTAGGAAGAACCggaagaagaaactgatggtcttcttttcattctctaaGTCCGTGAAATACCACTGTGGGTGGCTGAACTACATCGATTTGCC GGCCAGTCAGGGAAGGCAGAAGCAAAATAAGCATAGAGCTGCATCCTTCCAGTTCTGCAACGCAGATTCAGGGATACTGCTCTGCACCGATGTGGCAGCGAGAGGGCTGGGTATTCCTGAAGTCGACTGGATTGTTCAGAATGACCCTCCAGATCACCCCAAGGAAGATAGTCATCATGTAGGAAGAACAGCCAGAGGCCTAAACAGGAGAGGGCATGCCTTGCTCATTTTACGCCCTGAAGAACTGGGTTTCCTTCATTACTTGAAGCAATGCAAGGTTCCATTAAGTGAATTTGAGTTTTCCTGGTCCAAAATTTCTGACATTCAGTCTCAGCTTGAAAAATTGATTGAAAAGAACTACTTCCTTCATAAGTCAGCCCAGGACACGTATAAACCCTACATTCAAGCATATGATTCCCATTCTCTGAAACAGATCTTCAATGTTAATAACTTAAATTTGCCTCAAGTTGCTCTGTCGTTTGGTTTCAAGGTGCCTCCTTTTGTTGATGTGAACATGAACAGCAATGACTGCAAGCTTAAAAAGAGAGGAGGCGGCGGTAGGTTCGGCTACCAGAAAGCCAAGAAAGTTGAGAAGTCCAAAATCTTCAAACACATAAGCAAGAAGTCCTCCAACAGTCGGCAATTCTCCCACTAA